One genomic window of Motacilla alba alba isolate MOTALB_02 chromosome 3, Motacilla_alba_V1.0_pri, whole genome shotgun sequence includes the following:
- the HIVEP2 gene encoding transcription factor HIVEP2, giving the protein MPIDYCVESSKEKEKSVNLQQPWKNGSNKTLKSTDLGTLHVSAQLSSELALKTLRNKMDSGDTAIGQKATSRSGETAKVPSRWRQEHSAVIKMSTFGSQEVQRQPQIDHEQVGNTAAAQLFSSGKLVSSNEAAQQVTEKQYPQHRPSPYSCQHSLSFPQHSLPQGFLHNIKPHQSLEGPPWQFPSHLQSVASEDLFPFHMHSHSGGFSRKKISSLNPAYSQYSQKSLEQSEDAHKKEHKPKKPGKYICPYCNRACAKPSVLKKHIRSHTGERPYPCVPCGFSFKTKSNLYKHRKSHAHAIKAGLVPFTESAVSKLDLDASYIDVEAEIHSDGEQSTDTDEETSLLVEGSDKLSPVSQLPLDIASRSGFHSSMEESLVGPMKVPILIIPKSGIQLPSESSPYISSDMLQTPSLSTKSDDSHTVKQRLALRLSEKKGQDSEQSLNLLSPHSKGSTDSGYFSRSESAEQQISPPNTNAKSYEEIIFGKFYRINQRTALTVATANQEHSLMGRKGKTDPSPLLNNRLDIKMLEEHISHLTPNKEELIDSNSLSTIKSTQVYPGSNTECRQSQTTSSIKSESNLYQVSQQGDVPVLLEPPVDSSPLIRSNSMPTSSANSLSIPPSLRGSHSFDEKMTGSDDVFYPGTVGISHQRMLRRQAAFELPSVQEGHSDSDYHGRQGKNIIIASSRQTAGDKGPPLKEKKGDKTFYDYDASGKHYRKWEEFEAQKQNYRDSPSLSGMNKGGEFFIDALGQSQSVPSMLGTTFENRKRRKEESVGDEEDSPMICSSTTGTPGGIQPSDFDPKSQIQEVPRSGFALQGLENAPHCHAERFEMCRPYLQSGSPAASLEDSSLTAEQEKTAESLVRKPPGNVISVIQHTNSLSRPNSFERSESTEHIACQQEKMYSPSETCESEICESPMSPDRAPQMENVDTSKPSPSQQPQPCHIQPRLVRQHNIQVPEIRVTEEPDKPEKDKEVQSKEQERPTEEFQWPQRSETLSQLPAEKLPPKKKRLRLADMEHSSGESSFESTGTSLSRSPSQESNLSHSSSFSMSFEREENMKFITPSKQDEFGKQSEFLTVPAGAYSLSVPGHHHQREMRRCSSEQMPCPHAAEIPEIRSKSFDYGNLSHASSAGTPTVALSPSRERKKCFLVRQASFSGFPEISQTDQSTEQSIKQEQMEHSQVGLRSSQLVWHHSPSSVLQPIQVDDSGKQAIGSCAQLSNSSSHLAQQQALVADSPEMLRTPLIQQAPYIPNKHPSEQQQLFAHQEKVPFPPIHSTLFQFPYPAVCMVHLPPSQPILWQSCTEPLHFQHPFVQQLQKSYVKQAFQIDVPPSYHLEHAPELIGKKAADYVHAKEQAYQHYSGTSGSYSKNTLAKYQSDHSIKPTDTSSEQHLQTDFDSPSDGSVQSLPGTVVPVRIQTHVPSYGSVMYTSISQILGQSNSPAIVICKVDETVSQRTLATNATMQGIGFNIAQMLGHHGGLEKYPLWKVPQTLPLGLEPPIPLCLPSTSDMASTLGGSKRMLSPASSLDLFMETKQQKRVKEEKMYGQIVEELSAVELTNSDIKKDFPRMQKPQLVRQSCATEPKESLPSMSSSSSLSSSTSQDFPPVSMAGADAFPLSREKLSSFDSASPGQKSSGPSEGRDSPEELDVDETASDMSMSPQRSSLPPGEIQAEDQLKHQKLPLGMLVQMSSNTIGKVTASTILLTDVADFQQILQFPSLRTTTTVSWCFLNYTKPNYTQQPTLKASVYASWCISSCNPNPSGLSTKTTLALLRSKQKNTTEIYTLAAMHRPGTGKLTSSSAWKQFAQMKHEPFFLFGSKLEKKVVGNIIKERVKGDIHGDKDITSKQTEPIRIKIFEGGYKSNEDYVYVRGRGRGKYICEECGIRCKKPSMLKKHIRTHTDVRPYVCKLCNFAFKTKGNLTKHMKSKAHMKKCLELGVSMTSVDDAETEEAENMEDMQQEAEKSSSLAGLSAEHQFSDAEESDGEDGDDNDDDDEDEDDFDDTQGDSTPKTRSRSTSPQPPRFSSLSVNSAGASQGASPEGSLSVGHSSLISYLVTLPSIQVTQLITPSDSCDDTQMTEYQRFFQSKSTDSEPDKDRLDIPSSMDEDYTLSLDPSSSPRDLSPSSRQSSPGYDSSPYRDNSPKRYLMPKGDLSPRRHLSPRRDISPMRHLSPRKEAVLRRELSPRRDVSPRRHLSPRRPMSPGKDVSVRRDLSPRRERRYMASVRAASPRRGLYHNPALSMGQYLQSESIPVGHSRRGLSQAPYFNIYGEKGGMEHRRSSLFPEGPSDYVFSHLPLHSQQQIRAPIPMMPIGGIQMVHSVPVALSGLHSPSALALQREVSEEKQRGTAEALAKEPYSISKHHEKRTSPHSLHPAAPPSAPSSPLLLLAQSTSEDSVVATEREQEENIQTCTKAIASLRIATEEAVLHGAEQLQRPSEPHQKPLESAHFSIKHFSGSEPGQPCASATHPDLHGGEQDSFGTSQTAPAHPTFYSKSFVDVQQLGFHSRSDPPSSTQERKDPSSEKSKPH; this is encoded by the exons ATGCCTATAGACTACTGCGTGGAAAGttccaaagagaaagaaaagtctgTGAACTTGCAACAGCCCTGGAAAAATGGGAGCAACAAGACTTTGAAAAGCACAGATTTGGGCACACTCCATGTGTCTGCACAGCTTTCAAGTGAACTAGCACTTAAGACCTTGCGTAACAAAATGGACTCTGGGGACACAGCTATAGGGCAAAAAGCTACCTCAAGGTCTGGAGAAACTGCTAAAGTACCAAGTAGATGGAGGCAAGAACATTCAGCTGTTATTAAGATGAGCACTTTCGGCAGTCAAGAAGTACAGCGGCAACCACAAATAGATCACGAGCAAGTAGGAAACACGGCAGCAGCACAACTTTTTAGTTCTGGGAAACTGGTATCATCAAATGAAGCTGCACAGCAAGTCACAGAGAAGCAATATCCGCAGCATCGTCCAAGCCCTTACTCATGTCAACATTCACTTTCCTTTCCACAGCATTCGTTGCCACAAGGCTTCTTGCACAACATAAAGCCACATCAGAGCTTGGAAGGCCCTCCATGGCAGTTTCCTAGCCACTTGCAATCAGTTGCCTCAGAGGActtgtttccttttcatatGCATAGCCATAGTGGAGGTTTCTCCAGGAAGAAGATTTCAAGTTTGAACCCTGCATACAGCCAATATTCACAGAAATCTTTAGAACAATCAGAAGATGCTCACAAAAAagagcacaaacccaaaaagcCTGGCAAGTACATTTGTCCTTACTGTAATCGGGCCTGTGCCAAACCTAGTGTACTTAAAAAGCATATTAGGTCTCATACTGGTGAGCGACCATACCCTTGTGTCCCTTGTGGTTTCTCCTTCAAGACGAAAAGCAACCTTTACAAACACAGGAAGTCACATGCCCATGCAATTAAGGCAGGGTTGGTACCTTTCACAGAGTCAGCAGTCTCTAAATTGGACCTTGATGCCAGTTACATCGATGTGGAAGCTGAAATACATTCAGatggagagcagagcacagacactGATGAGGAGACCTCACTCCTAGTGGAAGGGTCTGACAAACTGAGCCCCGTCTCACAGCTCCCACTGGACATTGCTAGCAGGAGTGGCTTTCACTCCTCCATGGAGGAGTCCTTGGTGGGGCCGATGAAAGTCCCCATTTTGATTATCCCTAAGAGTGGGATTCAGTTACCCAGTGAGAGTTCACCGTATATTAGCTCTGATATGTTGCAAACCCCATCCTTAAGTACCAAGTCTGATGACTCTCATACAGTTAAACAGCGACTTGCACTAAGACTGTCAGAGAAAAAAGGACAAGACTCTGAGCAGTCATTAAACCTCCTGAGCCCACACAGTAAGGGAAGCACTGACTCTGGCTATTTTTCCCGCTCAGAAAGCGCTGAGCAGCAAATTAGCCCACCAAATACTAACGCAAAGTCTTAcgaagaaataatttttgggAAGTTCTATAGGATTAATCAAAGAACAGCACTAACTGTAGCCACAGCAAATCAGGAACACAGTTTAATGGGTAGAAAGGGCAAAACAGACCCATCACCTCTTTTAAATAACAGATTAGATATCAAGATGCTTGAGGAACATATTTCTCACCTGACTCCAAATAAAGAGGAACTCATTGACTCCAATAGTTTGAGCACTATTAAATCTACACAAGTTTATCCAGGCAGCAATACAGAATGTAGACAATCCCAGACCACATCATCCATCAAAAGTGAATCCAACTTGTACCAAGTCAGTCAGCAGGGTGATGTGCCTGTCCTTCTAGAGCCCCCAGTAGATTCTTCTCCTCTTATTAGGAGTAACTCCATGCCAACCTCTTCTGCAAACAGCCTAAGTATTCCCCCATCTCTGAGAGGAAGCCATTCATTCGATGAGAAGATGACTGGCTCTGATGATGTATTTTATCCCGGGACAGTGGGAATATCCCACCAAAGAATGTTGAGAAGGCAGGCTGCCTTTGAACTGCCATCTGTACAGGAGGGACACTCAGATTCAGATTATCATGGAagacaagggaaaaatattattattgctTCGAGCAGACAGACAGCAGGTGACAAAGGACCACCcctaaaagagaagaaaggagacaAGACCTTTTATGACTATGATGCCAGTGGAAAGCACTACAGAAAGTGGGAAGAATTTGAAGCTCAGAAGCAGAACTACAGGGACTCACCATCCTTAAGTGGGATGAACAAAGGGGGAGAGTTTTTTATTGATGCACTTGGACAATCTCAGTCAGTGCCATCCATGCTTGGAACaacttttgaaaacagaaagcgCAGGAAAGAGGAGAGCGTTGGAGATGAGGAAGACAGTCCTATGATTTGTAGCAGTACAACTGGCACCCCTGGGGGAATTCAACCTTCGGACtttgatcccaaatcccaaattcaggAAGTGCCAAGAAGTGGATTTGCCCTTCAAGGCCTGGAGAATGCTCCCCATTGCCATGCGGAACGTTTTGAAATGTGCAGGCCTTACTTGCAGTCTGGAAGCCCAGCGGCTTCTTTGGAAGATTCGTCCCTTACTGCAGAGCAAGAAAAGACTGCAGAATCACTGGTTAGAAAGCCCCCCGGAAATGTCATCTCTGTCATTCAGCACACAAATTCATTGAGTCGGCCAAACTCATTTGAAAGGTCGGAATCTACAGAACACATTGCATGCCAGCAGGAAAAGATGTATTCACCATCTGAAACATGCGAGAGTGAGATTTGTGAGTCCCCGATGAGCCCAGACCGAGCTccacaaatggaaaatgttgACACCAGTAagccatccccatcccagcagcctcagccGTGTCATATCCAGCCCAGGCTGGTTCGCCAGCACAACATACAGGTACCTGAAATTCGTGTCACGGAGGAGCCAGATAAGCCTGAAAAAGATAAAGAGGTGCAGAGTAAAGAGCAGGAGAGACCCACTGAAGAATTCCAGTGGCCCCAGAGAAGTGAAACCCTTTCTCAACTTCCAGCTGAAAAGCTACCACCCAAAAAGAAGCGTTTAAGACTGGCTGACATGGAACACTCCTCTGGGGAATCTAGCTTTGAGTCTACAGGTACAAGTCTCTCTCGCAGCCCTAGCCAAGAAAGTAATTTGTCCCACAGTTCAAGTTTTTCAATGTCCtttgaaagagaagagaatATGAAGTTCATCACACCTTCCAAACAAGATGAATTTGGAAAACAGTCTGAGTTTTTAACAGTTCCAGCAGGTGCTTACTCACTTTCCGTCCCTGGGCATCACCATCAGAGGGAAATGAGACGCTGCTCATCTGAACAGATGCCCTGTCCTCATGCTGCTGAAATCCCAGAGATCCGAAGTAAATCCTTTGATTATGGGAACCTGTCTCATGCCTCTTCAGCTGGAACACCTACTGTGGCATTGTCTCCATCCcgagaaaggaagaaatgcttcTTGGTTCGCCAAGCTTCCTTCAGTGGTTTTCCAGAGATTTCTCAGACTGATCAGAGCACAGAACAAAGTATAAAACAGGAGCAGATGGAACATTCGCAGGTTGGTCTTCGCTCTTCCCAGCTTGTCTGGCATCATTCCCCTTCCTCTGTACTCCAGCCCATTCAGGTAGATGACTCTGGAAAACAGGCTATTGGCTCTTGTGCTCAACTTAGTAATAGCTCATCCCACCTTGCCCAGCAACAGGCTCTTGTCGCAGACAGCCCGGAAATGTTAAGGACTCCCTTAATCCAACAAGCACCTTATATTCCTAACAAACAtccatcagagcagcagcagctatttGCACATCAGGAAAAAGTACCGTTTCCCCCTATTCATAGCACCTTGTTTCAGTTCCCCTATCCAGCTGTCTGCATGGTTCACTTACCACCATCTCAGCCTATCTTGTGGCAGTCCTGCACAGAACCTCTGCACTTCCAGCATCCATTTGTacaacagctgcagaaatctTATGTCAAACAGGCTTTCCAAATAGACGTACCTCCAAGTTATCACCTGGAACATGCACCTGAGCTTATTGGAAAGAAAGCAGCTGATTATGTGCACGCTAAAGAGCAAGCATACCAGCATTACTCAGGAACATCTGGGTCATATTCAAAAAATACTCTTGCTAAGTACCAGTCAGACCATAGCATTAAACCAACAGATACCTCCTctgagcagcatcttcagaCAGATTTTGACTCCCCAAGTGATGGATCTGTACAGTCTTTGCCAGGAACAGTTGTTCCCGTCAGGATACAAACCCACGTGCCATCTTATGGTAGTGTCATGTACACAAGCATTTCCCAGATCCTTGGACAGAGCAACAGTCCTGCAATTGTAATATGTAAAGTTGATGAGACAGTTTCTCAAAGAACATTGGCAACTAATGCAACCATGCAAGGAATTGGATTTAACATAGCTCAGATGTTGGGTCATCATGGAGGACTAGAAAAATATCCCTTGTGGAAAGTGCCACAGACACTTCCACTTGGACTGGAGCCACCAATTCCCTTGTGTTTGCCTTCCACTTCTGACATGGCTTCTACCTTGGGAGGTAGCAAACGAATGCTttcccctgccagcagcttggACCTCTTCATGGAGACCAAGCAGCAGAAACGagtcaaagaagaaaaaatgtatgGGCAGATAGTTGAGGAACTAAGTGCAGTTGAGTTGACTAACTCAGATATAAAGAAAGATTTTCCAAGAATGCAGAAGCCTCAATTAgtaaggcagagctgtgctacTGAGCCAAAAGAAAGTCTGCCATCCATGTCATCTTCTTCATCGCTGTCATCCTCAACATCTCAAGATTTCCCACCTGTCAGCATGGCGGGAGCTGATGCATTCCCACTGAGCAGAGAGAAACTTTCCAGTTTTGATTCCGCATCCCCGGGACAGAAGTCCAGTGGCCCATCTGAAGGAAGAGACTCACCAGAAGAGTTGGATGTGGACGAAACAGCCTCAGATATGAGCATGAGTCCACAGAGGTCTTCATTGCCACCAGGAGAAATTCAGGCAGAAGACCAGCTGAAACATCAAAAATTACCTCTTGGGATGTTAGTCCAGATGTCATCTAATACTATTGGGAAAGTCACAGCCTCAACCATTCTCCTGACAGACGTAGCAGATTTTCAACAGATCCTTCAGTTCCCAAGTCTGCGTACTACGACTACTGTGAGCTGGTGTTTCTTAAACTATACGAAACCCAATTACACTCAGCAACCAACCCTCAAAGCTTCTGTTTATGCTTCATGGTGTATAAGTTCATGTAACCCAAACCCATCTGGGCTAAGTACAAAGACCACTTTAGCACTTTTAAGGTCCAAGcaaaaaaacaccacagaaaTCTACACCTTGGCTGCTATGCACAGACCTGGAACTGGTAAACTGACATCATCAAGTGCATGGAAGCAGTTTGCTCAG ATGAAACACGAGCCATTCTTCTTGTTTGGCAGCAAGCTTGAAAAGAAAGTAGTGGGGAATATTataaaagaaagagtaaaagGAGACATTCATGGAGATAAAGACATTACATCCAAACAAACTGAGCCGATACGAATTAAAATCTTTGAAGGAGG GTATAAATCAAATGAGGATTATGTCTATGTCAGAGGTCGTGGCCGAGGAAAGTACATTTGTGAAGAATGTGGCATTCGCTGTAAAAAGCCAAGCATGCTCAAAAAACATATCCGCACTCACACTGATGTCCGGCCTTATGTATGCAAGCTGTGCAATTTTGCCTTCAAAACTAAAG GAAACCTGACAAAACATATGAAGTCTAAAGCACACATGAAAAAATGCTTGGAGCTTGGAGTATCAATGACATCTGTAGATGATGCTGAAACTGAAGAAGCAG aaaatatggAGGACatgcagcaggaagcagagaagagcagcagcctggcagggctgtcagCAGAGCACCAGTTTTCTGACGCGGAGGAATCGGATGGCGAGGATGGCGATGATAATGATGAcgatgatgaagatgaggatgattTTGATGATACTCAGGGAGACTCGACACCAAAAACCAGATCAAGGAGCACCAGCCCGCAGCCCCCTCGGTTCTCCTCCCTGTCAGTGAACTCGGCTGGGGCATCGCAGGGGGCTTCCCCAGAGGGCTCCCTTTCAGTGGGACACTCTTCCCTCATCAGTTACTTGGTCACCTTACCTAGCATTCAGGTTACTCAGCTTATAACACCAAGCGACTCCTGTGATGACACACAAATGACAGAATATCAGAGGTTTTTCCAGAGTAAGAGTACGGATTCAGAGCCTGATAAAGACAGATTGGACATACCCAGCAGCATGGATGAGGATTACACGCTTTCGTTAGATCCCAGTTCTTCTCCGAGGGACCTCTCACCTTCCAGTCGACAATCGTCACCTGGCTACGATTCTTCACCCTACAGAGATAACTCACCAAAGAGGTATTTAATGCCAAAAGGGGATTTGTCACCCAGAAGACATCTGTCACCCCGACGAGATATTTCACCCATGAGGCACCTTTCCCCGCGGAaggaggctgtgctgaggagggaGTTATCACCAAGACGGGACGTGTCACCAAGACGTCACCTATCGCCAAGGAGACCAATGTCACCAGGGAAAGATGTGTCTGTTCGAAGAGATTTGTCTCCCAGGCGAGAGAGGCGATATATGGCCTCCGTTAGAGCGGCATCTCCCCGGAGGGGCTTGTACCATAATCCAGCATTGTCCATGGGTCAATATTTACAGTCTGAATCTATTCCAGTGGGACATTCA AGGAGGGGGTTGTCTCAGGCACCTTATTTCAACATATATGGAGAAAAAGGAGGCATGGAGCACCGCAGGTCTAGCCTGTTCCCTGAAGGTCCGAGCGACTACGTCTTCAGTCATCTTCCACTACACTCCCAGCAACAGATCCGAGCGCCTATCCCCATGATGCCTATTGGGGGTATCCAGATGGTCCATTCAGTCCCCGTGGCCCTTTCAGGTTTACATTCTCCGTCCgctctggccctgcagagggaggTCTCTGAGGAGAAGCAAAGAGGAACTGCGGAAGCCCTCGCGAAAGAGCCGTATAGCATTTCTAAGCACCATGAGAAACGTACCTCTCCGCACAGCTTGCACCCCGCTGCTCCCCCCAGCGCCCCCTCCTCGCCGCTGCTgttgctggctcagagcacaTCCGAGGACAGTGTCGTGGCTACcgagagggagcaggaggagaacaTACAGACTTGTACAAAAGCCATAGCCTCTCTGCGAATCGCCACAGAAGAAGCCGTTCTGCACGGGgcggagcagctgcagaggccTTCTGAGCCTCACCAGAAACCCTTAGAAAGTGCACATTTTAGCATTAAACACTTTAGTGGATCTGAGCCGGGCCAGCCCTGTGCCTCAGCCACCCATCCTGACTTGCACGGTGGTGAACAGGACAGTTTTGGTACATCACAGACTGCGCCAGCCCATCCCACCTTTTACAGCAAGAGCTTTGTGGATGTCCAGCAGCTGGGCTTTCACAGCAGGAGCGACCCCCCATCAAGcacacaggaaaggaaagatcCGTCATCTGAGAAGAGCAAGCCGCATTGA